The Panulirus ornatus isolate Po-2019 chromosome 55, ASM3632096v1, whole genome shotgun sequence genome has a segment encoding these proteins:
- the LOC139765439 gene encoding uncharacterized protein, whose translation MGRGRSSHQYDPCHRRNKTPGCSTSDDHKKRSNWKNYSIYNYSYCRTTTPARYTIQELRGTTATTVQDQQGLTTATTIVTNIHKLYNMKPVILCIAFLLTQTAASLLDGLEHHHGEHGEHHDEHGEHHDEHGEHHDEHSEHHGEHDGEHDHEEWHDGAEPGGDHPRVENDGTHDQPNTEDVPAHQDSVASASTSDLGGSFLNIPGANPTPAADPTLTYDLAPAPTDAVDNTIRNSQDYDYETSTSTLPSETPSFSSSGDAKQLDSGDAGLGSTVGYPQYAAVPLTSFTCDSQQYGGYYADPEAQCQVFHICHNGRKMGSFLCPNRTLFNQEYFVCDWWYNVDCNAATQSYALNANIGVVPDTNN comes from the exons GATGCAGCACATCTGACGATCATAAGAAACGGAGTAACTGGAAGAACTACAGCATATACAACTACAGTTACTGTAGAACTACAACACCTGCAAGATATACAATACAGGAACTAAGAGGAACGACTGCAACCACAGTGCAGGACCAACAAGGACTAACTACAGCAACGACAATAGTTACAAACATACACAAGCTGTACAACATGAAGCCTGTGATTTTGTGTATAGCATTTCTACTGACCcag ACCGCTGCCAGCCTGCTCGACGGCCTCGAACACCACCATGGAGAACACGGTGAACACCATGATGAACACGGTGAACACCATGACGAACACGGCGAACaccatgatgaacacagtgaacaccaCGGTGAACATGATGGGGAACACGATCATGAGGAATGGCATGATGGTGCAGAACCTGGAGGTGATCATCCTCGTGTTGAAAACGATGGAACACACGACCAACCCAATACAGAAGACGTTCCTGCCCACCAG GACTCCGTCGCTTCAGCATCGACCTCTGACCTCGGAGGGAGCTTCCTGAACATTCCTGGTGCTAACCCCACCCCAGCCGCAGACCCCACCCTGACCTATGACCTGGCTCCGGCACCAACTGATGCGGTTGACAACACCATCCGCAACTCACAAGATTACGATTATGAAACCTCCACCTCAACACTCCCCTCCGAGACGCCTTCCTTCAGCTCCTCCGGAGATGCCAAGCAGTTGGATTCtggg gatgcgGGGTTGGGGTCTACTGTGGGGTATCCTCAGTACGCTGCCGTGCCCCTGACCTCCTTCACCTGTGACTCCCAACAGTACGGCGGATACTACGCCGACCCCGAGGCCCAGTGTCAG GTGTTCCACATCTGCCACAACGGACGCAAGATGGGGTCCTTCCTGTGCCCGAACCGTACGCTCTTCAACCAGGAGTACTTCGTCTGCGACTGGTGGTACAACGTCGACTGCAACGCTGCCACGCAGAGCTACGCCCTCAACGCCAACATCGGCGTTGTCCCGGACACCAACAACTGA